The following proteins come from a genomic window of Manduca sexta isolate Smith_Timp_Sample1 chromosome 6, JHU_Msex_v1.0, whole genome shotgun sequence:
- the LOC115454011 gene encoding uncharacterized protein LOC115454011 isoform X2, which yields MGSRKVLSVSFLVLVIICDSMAHGPPQDRDNEDIAMGRKMGAKWCSMAKVCNHDRIPICGISHAGDVMGFRDLCDMFDFNCIRRRNYKQTACPEDKSILTVSRRPTNSYYDD from the exons ATGGGATCCAGGAAAGTTTTATCAG tttCTTTTCTCGTTTTGGTCATCATTTGTGATTCCATGGCTCATGGTCCACCTCAAGATCGTGACAATGAAGACATAGCCATGGGGCGGAAG ATGGGTGCCAAGTGGTGCAGCATGGCGAAGGTTTGTAATCACGACAGGATCCCTATCTGCGGCATCAGTCATGCCGGTGACGTCATGGGGTTTAGGGACCTGTGCGACATGTTTGACTTCAATTGCATTAGAAGGAGAA ATTACAAACAAACAGCATGTCCCGAGGATAAGTCTATCCTCACAGTGTCCCGCCGTCCCACAAACAGTTATTATGatgattaa
- the LOC115454011 gene encoding uncharacterized protein LOC115454011 isoform X1, translating into MGSRKVLSVSFLVLVIICDSMAHGPPQDRDNEDIAMGRKVKKMGAKWCSMAKVCNHDRIPICGISHAGDVMGFRDLCDMFDFNCIRRRNYKQTACPEDKSILTVSRRPTNSYYDD; encoded by the exons ATGGGATCCAGGAAAGTTTTATCAG tttCTTTTCTCGTTTTGGTCATCATTTGTGATTCCATGGCTCATGGTCCACCTCAAGATCGTGACAATGAAGACATAGCCATGGGGCGGAAGGTAAAAAAA ATGGGTGCCAAGTGGTGCAGCATGGCGAAGGTTTGTAATCACGACAGGATCCCTATCTGCGGCATCAGTCATGCCGGTGACGTCATGGGGTTTAGGGACCTGTGCGACATGTTTGACTTCAATTGCATTAGAAGGAGAA ATTACAAACAAACAGCATGTCCCGAGGATAAGTCTATCCTCACAGTGTCCCGCCGTCCCACAAACAGTTATTATGatgattaa